In a genomic window of Flavobacterium sp. KACC 22761:
- the asnB gene encoding asparagine synthase B, which translates to MSGLLAVIGKGKDPKLVKELSARMSHRGPDESDVHIMDNGSVLCHESLSIVDLQTGKQPIQGTNRAWVIHDGEIYNYEELKNTVLKEHTFRTNSDSEVIVHLYEEFGYNFCNKLDGDFAFVVIDGDDYIAGRDPIGVKPLYYGLDERGRIYFSSEMRSIADQCKSFSTFPPGHYYTAKTGFVKYYQPECEDHKKAVESLDLGLIRESLIESVRKRLLSNVPLGAILSGGLDTSLISSIASKLLKEKGEKLHTFSIGLNADAPDNIAARKAAAFLGTDHHEIHFSLEEGVQVLEKVIYYIETYDIISVRSSVPMYLLSKAIADQGIKVLLSGEGADEIFGGHLYFRNAPSTEAFQDETIERVQKLFTADLLRVDKTTMAHGLEARVPFLDTSFLDVAIRIKPEEKQPKTYDGIEKYILRKAFDTTEDPYLPAEVLWRQKEQFSDGVGYKWVDQLIEYCATQVTDEQLAGASTEFPYNSPTTKEAYLYRSIFHKFYPQVSAAQTVRKWIPKWQDNLDPSGRANAAHVKVPGVELLKS; encoded by the coding sequence ATGTCTGGATTATTGGCCGTTATAGGCAAAGGAAAAGATCCTAAACTCGTAAAAGAGCTTTCAGCGAGAATGTCACATCGAGGCCCCGATGAGAGTGATGTTCATATTATGGACAACGGAAGCGTGCTTTGCCACGAGAGTTTATCAATTGTTGATTTACAAACAGGCAAACAGCCTATTCAGGGAACAAATCGTGCATGGGTGATTCATGATGGTGAGATTTATAATTATGAGGAATTAAAAAACACCGTTTTAAAAGAGCACACATTCAGAACCAATTCAGATTCAGAGGTGATTGTGCATTTGTATGAAGAATTTGGCTATAACTTTTGCAACAAACTTGATGGAGATTTTGCTTTTGTAGTAATCGACGGAGACGATTATATCGCAGGAAGAGATCCTATCGGGGTGAAACCATTATATTATGGATTGGATGAAAGAGGAAGGATTTATTTTTCTTCTGAAATGAGATCAATTGCAGATCAGTGCAAATCATTTTCGACCTTTCCTCCAGGACATTATTATACCGCAAAAACTGGTTTTGTAAAATATTACCAGCCAGAATGTGAAGATCATAAAAAAGCTGTTGAGAGTCTAGACTTAGGCTTAATTCGTGAGAGTTTGATTGAATCTGTTCGCAAGCGTCTGCTTAGCAATGTTCCGTTGGGAGCTATCTTATCTGGCGGTTTGGATACTTCTTTGATTTCTTCAATTGCTTCAAAACTTTTGAAAGAAAAAGGAGAAAAATTACATACATTTTCGATTGGTCTAAATGCTGATGCACCAGATAATATTGCAGCAAGAAAAGCGGCCGCATTTTTAGGAACTGATCATCATGAAATTCATTTTTCTTTAGAAGAAGGAGTTCAGGTTCTAGAAAAGGTGATTTATTATATAGAAACGTACGATATTATTTCTGTTCGTTCTAGTGTTCCAATGTATTTGTTGTCAAAAGCAATTGCAGATCAGGGAATAAAAGTGTTGCTTTCAGGTGAAGGCGCCGATGAGATTTTTGGTGGACATTTATATTTTAGAAATGCTCCATCTACAGAAGCATTTCAGGATGAGACTATAGAAAGAGTACAAAAGCTTTTTACTGCCGATTTATTGCGTGTAGACAAAACGACAATGGCGCATGGTTTAGAAGCTAGAGTTCCGTTTTTAGATACATCATTTTTAGATGTTGCCATCCGAATCAAACCGGAAGAAAAACAGCCAAAAACATATGACGGCATCGAAAAATATATTTTAAGAAAAGCATTTGATACGACCGAAGATCCGTATTTGCCAGCCGAAGTTTTATGGCGTCAAAAAGAGCAGTTTTCAGATGGAGTGGGCTACAAATGGGTTGACCAATTGATTGAATACTGTGCAACACAAGTGACAGACGAGCAATTGGCTGGTGCGAGTACTGAGTTTCCGTACAATTCACCAACAACAAAAGAAGCGTATTTGTACAGGTCGATTTTTCATAAATTCTACCCACAGGTAAGCGCCGCACAAACAGTGAGAAAATGGATTCCGAAATGGCAAGATAATCTTGATCCAAGTGGAAGAGCAAATGCTGCACACGTAAAAGTGCCTGGAGTTGAACTTTTGAAATCTTAA